CAATGAAAAGTCGCCTGCTACCGCCACCATTGGATGATTATTGCACCAGCCTGCTGCCCCTTCGACCAACATAGAGGCATCCCTATTCTCTGGCTGTTTCATTAAAAGATTTCAACTACGAATTTCAGTTACCTTTTCCCATGGTGACCCTAAAGGTAGAACCACCAACCTTCCGAAGGTCATCTGGGGTTCAAGCCTAAAAGAACTACATCTTCATTCAGTTGCGATGATATGTTACATCTACCAGACTAATAGCATCTGCAGTTTAACCAAACTAGTAGAGTTGGGGAACCCTCAATTCACAGCCAATTTATCACATAAAGATTGATAAGCTGCGCTGCAATGCTTGAACTTTTCCTCTGCAGCAGCCTGCAATACCACAAGTCAAATGCAAATTATTTGAGTCAGGTAACAGATTGTACCCATGATATATTCCACTTTACCACTGGTAAAATAGTACAACTTGTGAATTCTATAATGACAAGGCAATCCACTTTCTCACTTAACTACTCATGATATTAAACATAACAAATTCATTTAACTGAGCTTCACAAAGCCGTTGGAGCCACATAAGTGACTTCCAACTAAACATAAATGCCCCACGAAGGCAACCACACGCATCAGTGTCTGGCAGTCACCACGCCTGCATGGGCTAATGGCCCTATCATCTGCCAAGATTCAATATATGAAGAATCCTAATGTATGGTTAGAGCATGCTGATACCTTGGAAGAGCCCTGGTGACGATCTGGATGCCATTTCAGTGCACAGGTTCGATATCTGAAATTGTGAAAGTGTGAAGGGATTAGATGATAAGGAAATACCAATATATGTGAGTGCACAAGAGGGGAAAGGGGTAAAACAAGGAGATCCTGCTAAAATAACTCACGCATTTTTGACATCTTCAAGTTTCAGAGGGCCTGCAGCACTCAATCCAAGGGCCAACCTCTCATCTGACTCCGAATCGTCAGACTCAGATTCGTATTGTTCCTCATTACGATGTCTCCAACTCCATGATCTCCCAGAGTGATTAGAGTAATTTGAAGAGCTTCTCCGCTGTGAATCATCTTCATTGACAAATGACCAGTAAAAGAATCCACTCCCACCAAACCTGGACTGGAAaatggtctctacatctacataatCTTCACAAAACTCGAAACCTCCTGACATAGTGTTCCGAATGCATTTAGATTATGTAGAACTTCAAGGATGATGAAAAGTAATCAAGACAAATGCATCAATCATGCAAGGATGTAAAGTGCCTATTTCGAACCCTGATATATAAGAGATGATGCACAAGGAAAACCCCAACAAACGTACACCAGTGGTCTTTGTCAACCAAAAGTGCACTTTAACCCCACATGAAAACATTTTCCCACTACGCAATGTTCCTATTAAAGTTGGTGAAAGATGTTTCCAAGATGGAACAGCTGAGAGGACCCGAATTATCATATAGGTCATTCACATTCATAATTTTAGCTACATGTCTTTTATTGCATGAGTACTTACTTCTGCCCCAGCTGGAGGCTCCTTGATTGCTTCCCCATTTCTTTTTGGAGCCCTTCGCTGAGTATTGCTTTTTAAACCATGAAGTGCCTCTATTTGAAGATGGCTCGTTCAAATCATACGGATTCTGCCATTTCTGCAACATTCAAAAGATACATAAAAGACAATCACAAAACAGAAAGAAGACAAATTTTGCAAAAGGTCACTAATTAATCACCTATGCATACATAAGAAATGCCCAGAACAATATTAAAAACATGagttgaccaaaaaaaatagtttaaaaCATGAGCAATCTATGAGATATGCAAGTCATTACTGGGatgaaaagaagccaaaatatAAAGTACAGTCATGTCCAACAAGAGACACCACTAAGAAGAAAAACACAGAAACTTCAAAATAATCTACAGCAATTGACAATTTAAAAAATTCTGGAACAAAATTTACACGGGCCCACCGATCTAAATGCTTAACAATGAATGCGATAATAACAGGTATTCTTGCCAATTGCAATTTGAAAAAAGTTAACAACAAGGACAGGGAACCTGAAATAGGAAGTCTGCATAATCATTGACATTGCGCAATAATGTTTGTTTTGCATGTATCCTTCTGGACCTTTTTGAATAGTTGTGGCTTCTCTGGAAATAAACAGTCATAACTAAGTAATTGACATAATTTTCAATTGCtatcagaaagaagaaaagagagtataatgtattgtaattccaaagGAAATAAAAGAACACGAATGAAGCTAAAATTTGAGACATCCCATATATCTATAGAAAACAAATCTATCTGCAACCTAACGACAATTAAAGTCCCCTTCATGCAACAAATTGGCCAGTTACCTGATAATCAGACATGTATGAAAGATTAACACCAACGTTTTTATGAAAGCTTCCGGCGTTACTAACAGCCAACTAAATGTCTAAGTAGTAACTAATGAAAAGAAACAATATAACAAAGAGCACATTAACAGAAGTGAGGTATTTGTCGGACCCATCTTGGTAGAGCTGTCAGCTGTATGTGATTTAAGATTGTGGAAGAATGTCATAGTGTGATGTTATGTTGGTTGCTGGATATACATTTAGTTGGTAATCTCTCATAAATAAAGCTGTTAGTAACAATCCAAACCCTAAATGTACTATATATTAATATTTCATTGAAGATGTCATTCAAACGGTGTCCTTTTCCAGTTGTTTTCTAAAACCTAATATCTCTGAATTCACTCCCTAATGTAAGAGATTTGCAAAGCATGTTTAGAGATATGTATTATATCTCAGTAGCAACAATCAAAATCCTGGATAAAATTAAGTACGGTTACAAATACTACAAAAGAATATTGTTAAACCGGAACATGCTTCCCCACCCCCACAAAATAGGAAACTGAGTAGAGAAGTGAGGACATTAGGATTCTGCAAGTATAAAGTAATATAATAACCAAAGATCACTCTATCTATTACCTGACCAGATATTTCAATTTTACAAGTATCAAAGTTCCTTTTGAGAAAGCTACCTAAAATGGTAACAAATCTGTTCTGCTGGTCTTTATGAACAAACAAACTACATCACATTTCTAAAGTCAAGATTAGAAGTTAATGATTGATAGTTTGTCAATGCAATCCTCAGGTTTGCCATTGAATCTGAAAGCCAATAGTCACATTATTCAACTTTACCCTTGATAACCAGGATTTAATATTTGAATTTGACACACTAAAAGAACTTATACAGTCCCCTTCTCAAAATGTCACCGCAACTTCTTACCTAACACTCCACAAAATGTACCACTATTGGAGGGGGGAGAACAAAAATTCTAGGACTACAAAATCATAAGACAGAtagacttcttctttttttccgcATACACATGGTAACAAACTAACACTCATGGAGAATGTCAACACAACTAAAATCTAAGCAGCATTTCAAAGTTTTTATATTCTCACTCAATGTCATTCTTTAGTAATTTCCAATCAACTAAAAGTGAGAGATCTACGTTAGTGAATGCAGAAGCTAGTAAGGCAGAAATGTGGCA
Above is a genomic segment from Rosa chinensis cultivar Old Blush chromosome 3, RchiOBHm-V2, whole genome shotgun sequence containing:
- the LOC112193133 gene encoding uncharacterized protein LOC112193133 isoform X1 translates to MNSAMKTALLNSKLNYSNYVRSALFHSTPVLDRKRRNNNWESFRSHNYSKRSRRIHAKQTLLRNVNDYADFLFQKWQNPYDLNEPSSNRGTSWFKKQYSAKGSKKKWGSNQGASSWGRRGFEFCEDYVDVETIFQSRFGGSGFFYWSFVNEDDSQRRSSSNYSNHSGRSWSWRHRNEEQYESESDDSESDERLALGLSAAGPLKLEDVKNAYRTCALKWHPDRHQGSSKAAAEEKFKHCSAAYQSLCDKLAVN
- the LOC112193133 gene encoding uncharacterized protein LOC112193133 isoform X2, whose product is MNSAMKTALLNSKLNYSNYVRSALFHSTPVLDRKRRNNNWESFKWQNPYDLNEPSSNRGTSWFKKQYSAKGSKKKWGSNQGASSWGRRGFEFCEDYVDVETIFQSRFGGSGFFYWSFVNEDDSQRRSSSNYSNHSGRSWSWRHRNEEQYESESDDSESDERLALGLSAAGPLKLEDVKNAYRTCALKWHPDRHQGSSKAAAEEKFKHCSAAYQSLCDKLAVN